The proteins below come from a single Zea mays cultivar B73 chromosome 8, Zm-B73-REFERENCE-NAM-5.0, whole genome shotgun sequence genomic window:
- the LOC109941653 gene encoding uncharacterized protein, with protein MDFSNIIRPALNRITSSCNSYGGGFITRVLSFTGSFNDRTSLLHEPTQTEEVAAAPAPPSPAAAEAAAPAAAASATTTTAAGHPFDIEAGTTTTPLAPTEAPAAEPFNDHQDAAESRRVGKSVQTVCLFAASASLVLFVNLPSSNKQPPPAAGQQQHALLYSADMAFISLGFFSSLTLSMFSIVARPGGDGEAAAVARVQKWGMVVAVASVVVAFSLRVCMTLAA; from the coding sequence ATGGATTTCTCTAACATCATCCGGCCGGCCCTTAACCGGATCACATCCTCCTGCAACAGCTACGGCGGCGGCTTCATCACCCGCGTGCTTAGCTTCACAGGCTCCTTCAACGACCGGACCAGCCTGCTGCACGAACCCACGCAGACGGAGGAGgtcgctgccgcccccgcccctccttCGCCGGCAGCAGCAGAAGCTGCGGCGCCTGCAGCTGCTGCATCGGCCACGACGACGACCGCGGCCGGCCACCCGTTCGACATCGAGGCGGGGACGACGACAACGCCGCTGGCTCCCACCGAAGCACCGGCGGCGGAGCCGTTCAATGATCATCAGGACGCGGCGGAGTCAAGGCGCGTGGGCAAGAGCGTGCAGACCGTCTGCCTCTTCGCCGCGTCCGCCTCGCTCGTGCTGTTCGTCAACCTCCCCAGCAGCAACAAGCAGCCGCCGCCGGCGGCGGGGCAGCAGCAGCACGCCCTTCTGTACAGCGCCGACATGGCGTTCATCAGCCTCGGCTTCTTCTCGAGCCTGACCCTGTCCATGTTCTCCATCGTGGCGAGGCCCGGCGGCGACGGCGAGGCGGCGGCCGTGGCCAGGGTGCAGAAATGGGGGATGGTGGTGGCCGTGGCGTCCGTGGTCGTGGCCTTTTCGCTGCGCGTGTGCATGACGCTCGCCGCGTAG